TTATATGCTTTATAATCATCGCTAAAAGTTAATAATAAATGTTTTTCTTCTTGTAAAATAAGCAAGTGTATTGAACAAATATTTAAAATCATCATGTTTTTCAGTATGTAAAATTTCAACTGTATTACCAATGGCTATCCATCCTATAGGAACAAACTCATTTTCTGGAAATATGGTTTTTATATGAACAATTCCATTTACAGTTTTCCTGAATCTGTTGCTTCCTCAACTGTTGCTCCTTCATATACCTCCAGATTTCAAGTATATCTTTAACCTCTTCTAAACTTGTGACTTTGAAAGCTTTGCCCTTTGCCACTTTGATTCTTTGTATTGTGATTTCCTGCAACTTTGTAAGTCTGCCTTTTGGGTTTTTACCTCAAGGTAAGAAATGAGATTGTTAAAAACTTTGTTAGAGCCTACGGAACGTCAGACCCCTTCATACCAAATATATATACGCTCATGAGCTAGGACATGCTGTACTGCACACTAATGCATCCATTAAATTATTTATTGAAAATAAACTGTATATAAAATTGAAGATGATAAATTTACCGCCGAACCTTCAGTTGATGCTCTACCCATTTCTAATTCATACCTTTTTAATAAACTCCGTATATATTGTAATTGGTACTTCATTTTCTAATTTTATTTTAACAGTTATAGGTTTTTCTCCTTTACATTCTACTACATACCCTTTTCCCATATAAATATACGGTTGAACAACTCCATCTATTTTCTTATATTTTCTTAAGAAGATATGCAAATTAATGCCTCTTTGCTTATTGAATATAATATTTTTTCCTCTTTCTGAACTTTGTGATGTACTATTAGGACTTTGCCATTGAAAATAATTTCTATCTATAAGTTTATCTTTATAATTAATGCTTTCCTTTATATTTTTTTCTTTATGCAAATCTACAAAAATAAAATATTCACTTTCACTAGTTATAAGTCCACTTCCTCTAAAAGAGCTGTGAATTTTAGTGTAATTTGAAAGCAACGCTACATCTACCATTTTGTACTGCTCATATAATTTAAAAAATGGAACTCCATAATAATTACTTGAAAACCTTTTTTCATATGTTATAAGTGCATAATTTATAATATCTTCAATGTAACATCTATATTCTTTATTATGTATTACTTTTTTGAATTTCCAAGTACGAGCTAATATTTCATCTTGGAATTCAACTAACTTAACAGTACTTTTTATTTGAGCTGTATCATAGTAATTTTGATTTAAACAATTAAAAGCATGTATAATACTATTATCATCTACATAATCAATGTATTTTAATATTTCACATCTAGCCTGCTTTAAGGTTATTTGTTCATGATTTAAAAGATACTTTAATATACTAAATTCATAAATTCTTTTTATTGGCAACTTGTCAGTAAACTCTTTTAGTATTTTAAAGAAATCGTCATCTTCCAATATACTTTCCAACTCTTTTTGATTTTCCATTTTAACTACAAAACTAAGATAAGTTTTTTCCTTGTTTAAAAATTTCAAAGGATCTGGTGCCCCATCATACTTTATATAATCCATAAGAAAATATGGCACTTTTTCTCCATTCATTTTCTTAAACTCTAAATATTCATCCTTTAAATATTTCATAGAATTAAAATTTTCTTTATTTAGCTGCTCTAAAATTCTCTCTTCAGCAACTTTATCCATTTGAATATTAGTACATCCAGGTATATTTCCAAACTGAGTTGACACCGCTACTTTTAAACTATCTTTGTCATAATACCTTGAACCGTTTAGAGCTATGGCTATTAAAAATACTTTTTTATGATTTCCTATAAAGTCCAATACAGTTAAAAATGTTTTGCCTTTATGTTTTCTAAGTCCTCTGCCAAGCTGCTGTATAAATATAATAGGTGAACTAGTAGGCCTAAGCATTAAAACTAAATTGATAGATGGTATATCCACACCTTCATTAAAAATATCTACAGTAAATATAACTTCTAATTCATCATTATTATTTTCTAATCTTTTTATATAAACCGCTCTTTCATTGGGAGAATTTTTTCCTGTTAAGCATACACTTTTTATACCTCTTTTATTAAATTCACCTGCCATATACTCCGCATGATCTATACTTGCACAAAAGCCTATACACTTGCGTTTCTCTCCATCATGCCCATAAAACAGCATTTTTTCTACTATAAAATCAACTCTTTCATTAACTTTCAATCTTTTAACTATTTCATCAATATCCTGCAAGCTTACATCACTTAAATCTATGCCATCAATATCTGTTATACCAAAATAGTGAAATGGAACTATCAATTCTTGTTCTAAAGCCTCTCTAAGTCTTACTTCTAAGGCTATATTACCACTAAAAATATCAAATATATTCCCACCATCACACCTTTCTGG
This genomic interval from Clostridium kluyveri contains the following:
- a CDS encoding DEAD/DEAH box helicase; protein product: MESIFDKINSIEKKDSNNFNIKNKEIENSGFIVNNELIVNSEEGNLLQELKICLSQCNGFYFSVAFINFSGVQLLLDGFQELEKKGIKGKILTSTYLNFTEPKALERIRNFSNIDLKVFIANKDKGFHTKAYIFENREEYKIIIGSSNITQRALKSNVEWNVKVVSKKDNSFTRQVLEEYLGLWDSTTIVSDEFLNSYRSFLKEIKKSETNKALDFSNYELIKPNKMQEMAIKSLDRLRHSGENKALVIAATGTGKTYMSAFDVIKYNPRRMLFLVHREEILRDAEKTFKKLVKNKNKSTGLLTGTGKEIDADYVFSTVQSMNNYIDNFKKDDFEYIIVDEAHHAASSSYKKIMDYFKPKFLLGMTATPERCDGGNIFDIFSGNIALEVRLREALEQELIVPFHYFGITDIDGIDLSDVSLQDIDEIVKRLKVNERVDFIVEKMLFYGHDGEKRKCIGFCASIDHAEYMAGEFNKRGIKSVCLTGKNSPNERAVYIKRLENNNDELEVIFTVDIFNEGVDIPSINLVLMLRPTSSPIIFIQQLGRGLRKHKGKTFLTVLDFIGNHKKVFLIAIALNGSRYYDKDSLKVAVSTQFGNIPGCTNIQMDKVAEERILEQLNKENFNSMKYLKDEYLEFKKMNGEKVPYFLMDYIKYDGAPDPLKFLNKEKTYLSFVVKMENQKELESILEDDDFFKILKEFTDKLPIKRIYEFSILKYLLNHEQITLKQARCEILKYIDYVDDNSIIHAFNCLNQNYYDTAQIKSTVKLVEFQDEILARTWKFKKVIHNKEYRCYIEDIINYALITYEKRFSSNYYGVPFFKLYEQYKMVDVALLSNYTKIHSSFRGSGLITSESEYFIFVDLHKEKNIKESINYKDKLIDRNYFQWQSPNSTSQSSERGKNIIFNKQRGINLHIFLRKYKKIDGVVQPYIYMGKGYVVECKGEKPITVKIKLENEVPITIYTEFIKKV